In Gallus gallus isolate bGalGal1 chromosome 8, bGalGal1.mat.broiler.GRCg7b, whole genome shotgun sequence, one DNA window encodes the following:
- the ELOVL1 gene encoding elongation of very long chain fatty acids protein 1 isoform 1 (isoform 1 is encoded by transcript variant 7) has protein sequence MEGIVTMYQDFMKKADPRIADYPLMQSPFLVLGILLAYVYFVLSLGPRLMANRKPLNLKKFMVLYNFFLVGLSLYIVYEFLMAGWLTGYTWRCDPVDFSQDPKALRMVSVAWLFVFSKFIELTDTVIFVLRKKNEQVTFLHLFHHSVLPWSWWWGAKFGPGGMGSFHAMINSMVHVVMYFYYGLSAAGPAFQKYLWWKKHITAIQLAQFVIVSVHISQYYFMPSCQYQFPIFIHLIWIYGTIFFILFSNFWYQSYTKGKRLPRVAQQAAQHNGSSIHENGTVTNGKVKSN, from the exons ATGGAGGGGATTGTGACTATGTATCAGGACTTCATGAAAAAAGCAG ACCCCCGCATTGCTGATTATCCATTGATGCAGTCCCCATTCCTTGTGTTGGGCATCCTTCTGGCATATGTCTACTTTGTACTCTCCTTGGGTCCCCGGCTAATGGCAAACAGGAAGCCTTTAAACCTGAAGAAGTTCATGGTGCTATATAACTTCTTCCTGGTGGGACTCTCACTCTACATAGTCTATGAG TTTCTGATGGCAGGGTGGCTTACTGGGTACACCTGGCGATGTGACCCTGTGGACTTCTCACAGGACCCCAAGGCCCTCAGG ATGGTCAGTGTTGCTTGGCTGTTTGTCTTTTCCAAGTTCATTGAACTGACAGACACG GTTATCTTTGTCCTGAGGAAGAAGAATGAACAGGTCACATTCCTGCACCTTTTCCACCACTCTGTTCTGCCCTGGAGCTGGTGGTGGGGAGCAAAGTTTGGACCAG GGGGAATGGGATCGTTCCATGCTATGATCAATTCCATGGTGCATGTGGTCATGTACTTCTACTATGGGCTCTCagcagcaggacctgccttCCAGAAGTACCTGTGGTGGAAAAAACACATCACAGCCATCCAGCTG GCACAGTTTGTGATCGTCTCTGTCCACATCTCCCAGTACTACTTCATGCCCAGCTGCCAGTACCAGTTTCCTATCTTCATCCACCTTATCTGGATTTATGGGACCATCTTCTTCATCCTCTTCTCCAACTTCTGGTACCAGTCCTATACCAAAGGCAAACGATTGCCCAGGGTGGCTCAGCAAGCAGCCCAGCACAATGGTAGCAGCATCCATGAGAATGGCACTGTCACCAACGGCAAGGTCAAATCCAACTAG
- the ELOVL1 gene encoding elongation of very long chain fatty acids protein 1 isoform X2, which produces MAGWLTGYTWRCDPVDFSQDPKALRMVSVAWLFVFSKFIELTDTVIFVLRKKNEQVTFLHLFHHSVLPWSWWWGAKFGPGGMGSFHAMINSMVHVVMYFYYGLSAAGPAFQKYLWWKKHITAIQLAQFVIVSVHISQYYFMPSCQYQFPIFIHLIWIYGTIFFILFSNFWYQSYTKGKRLPRVAQQAAQHNGSSIHENGTVTNGKVKSN; this is translated from the exons ATGGCAGGGTGGCTTACTGGGTACACCTGGCGATGTGACCCTGTGGACTTCTCACAGGACCCCAAGGCCCTCAGG ATGGTCAGTGTTGCTTGGCTGTTTGTCTTTTCCAAGTTCATTGAACTGACAGACACG GTTATCTTTGTCCTGAGGAAGAAGAATGAACAGGTCACATTCCTGCACCTTTTCCACCACTCTGTTCTGCCCTGGAGCTGGTGGTGGGGAGCAAAGTTTGGACCAG GGGGAATGGGATCGTTCCATGCTATGATCAATTCCATGGTGCATGTGGTCATGTACTTCTACTATGGGCTCTCagcagcaggacctgccttCCAGAAGTACCTGTGGTGGAAAAAACACATCACAGCCATCCAGCTG GCACAGTTTGTGATCGTCTCTGTCCACATCTCCCAGTACTACTTCATGCCCAGCTGCCAGTACCAGTTTCCTATCTTCATCCACCTTATCTGGATTTATGGGACCATCTTCTTCATCCTCTTCTCCAACTTCTGGTACCAGTCCTATACCAAAGGCAAACGATTGCCCAGGGTGGCTCAGCAAGCAGCCCAGCACAATGGTAGCAGCATCCATGAGAATGGCACTGTCACCAACGGCAAGGTCAAATCCAACTAG
- the MED8 gene encoding mediator of RNA polymerase II transcription subunit 8 isoform X1, producing the protein MRQTEGRVPVFSHEVVPDHLRTKPDPEVEEQEKQLITDAARISPDGAQKQIQSLNKMCSNLLEKISKEERESESGGLRQNKQTFNPTDTNALVAAVAFGKGLSNRRPPGSGGSVQSGQPGAGAIIAGASGMQQVPMSSAPAQQQPMLAGVQMAQAGQPGKMPSGIKTNIKSASMHPYQR; encoded by the exons ATG CGGCAGACAGAGGGGCGCGTACCAGTCTTCAGCCATGAGGTTGTGCCTGACCATCTGCGAACGAAGCCTGACCCAGAGGTGGAGGAGCAGGAAAAGCAACTGATCACAGATGCAGCTCGAATTAGCCCTGATGGAGCACAG aaacagATCCAAAGTCTAAATAAAATGTGCTCAAATCTGCTGGAGAAAATCAGTAAGGAGGAACGCGAATCTGAAAGTGGAG GATTACGACAGAACAAGCAAACTTTCAACCCTACAGATACCAATGCACTGGTAGCAGCTGTGGCCTTTGGGAAAGGATTGTCAAACCGGCGACCCCCGGGCTCTGGAGGATCTGTCCAGTCAGGTCAACCAGGAGCTGGTGCCATCATTGCAGGAGCTTCAGGCATGCAGCAGGTGCCAATGTCAAGTgcaccagctcagcagcagccaatgCTGGCAGGAGTGCAGATGGCACAAGCAGGGCAGCCAG gaAAGATGCCGAGTggcataaaaacaaacatcaaatcTGCCTCAATGCATCCATATCAGAGATGA
- the ELOVL1 gene encoding elongation of very long chain fatty acids protein 1 isoform X1, which produces MLVYNQLEAVITRHTATTMEGIVTMYQDFMKKADPRIADYPLMQSPFLVLGILLAYVYFVLSLGPRLMANRKPLNLKKFMVLYNFFLVGLSLYIVYEFLMAGWLTGYTWRCDPVDFSQDPKALRMVSVAWLFVFSKFIELTDTVIFVLRKKNEQVTFLHLFHHSVLPWSWWWGAKFGPGGMGSFHAMINSMVHVVMYFYYGLSAAGPAFQKYLWWKKHITAIQLAQFVIVSVHISQYYFMPSCQYQFPIFIHLIWIYGTIFFILFSNFWYQSYTKGKRLPRVAQQAAQHNGSSIHENGTVTNGKVKSN; this is translated from the exons ATGCTGGTATATAATCAGTTGGAAGCAGTGATAACCAG ACATACTGCCACTACCATGGAGGGGATTGTGACTATGTATCAGGACTTCATGAAAAAAGCAG ACCCCCGCATTGCTGATTATCCATTGATGCAGTCCCCATTCCTTGTGTTGGGCATCCTTCTGGCATATGTCTACTTTGTACTCTCCTTGGGTCCCCGGCTAATGGCAAACAGGAAGCCTTTAAACCTGAAGAAGTTCATGGTGCTATATAACTTCTTCCTGGTGGGACTCTCACTCTACATAGTCTATGAG TTTCTGATGGCAGGGTGGCTTACTGGGTACACCTGGCGATGTGACCCTGTGGACTTCTCACAGGACCCCAAGGCCCTCAGG ATGGTCAGTGTTGCTTGGCTGTTTGTCTTTTCCAAGTTCATTGAACTGACAGACACG GTTATCTTTGTCCTGAGGAAGAAGAATGAACAGGTCACATTCCTGCACCTTTTCCACCACTCTGTTCTGCCCTGGAGCTGGTGGTGGGGAGCAAAGTTTGGACCAG GGGGAATGGGATCGTTCCATGCTATGATCAATTCCATGGTGCATGTGGTCATGTACTTCTACTATGGGCTCTCagcagcaggacctgccttCCAGAAGTACCTGTGGTGGAAAAAACACATCACAGCCATCCAGCTG GCACAGTTTGTGATCGTCTCTGTCCACATCTCCCAGTACTACTTCATGCCCAGCTGCCAGTACCAGTTTCCTATCTTCATCCACCTTATCTGGATTTATGGGACCATCTTCTTCATCCTCTTCTCCAACTTCTGGTACCAGTCCTATACCAAAGGCAAACGATTGCCCAGGGTGGCTCAGCAAGCAGCCCAGCACAATGGTAGCAGCATCCATGAGAATGGCACTGTCACCAACGGCAAGGTCAAATCCAACTAG
- the MED8 gene encoding mediator of RNA polymerase II transcription subunit 8 produces MQREEKQLELTLEALISQVADLKNSLVSFIYKLENEYDRLTWPSVLDSFALLSGQLNTLNKVLKHEKTPLLRNQVIIPLVLSPDRDEEIMRQTEGRVPVFSHEVVPDHLRTKPDPEVEEQEKQLITDAARISPDGAQKQIQSLNKMCSNLLEKISKEERESESGGLRQNKQTFNPTDTNALVAAVAFGKGLSNRRPPGSGGSVQSGQPGAGAIIAGASGMQQVPMSSAPAQQQPMLAGVQMAQAGQPGKMPSGIKTNIKSASMHPYQR; encoded by the exons ATGCAG agagaggagaagcagctggAGCTGACCCTGGAGGCACTCATCAGCCAGGTGGCTGACCTGAAGAACTCATTGGTCAGTTTTATCTACAAGCTGGAGAATGAGTACGATCGACTCACATG gCCTTCAGTTCTGGACAGCTTTGCGTTGCTCTCAGGACAGCTGAACACTTTAAATAAAGTGCTAAAGCATGAGAAGACCCCACTATTGCGAAACCAGGTTATCATACCCTTAGTGCTGTCTCCAGACCGTGATGAGGAGATCATG CGGCAGACAGAGGGGCGCGTACCAGTCTTCAGCCATGAGGTTGTGCCTGACCATCTGCGAACGAAGCCTGACCCAGAGGTGGAGGAGCAGGAAAAGCAACTGATCACAGATGCAGCTCGAATTAGCCCTGATGGAGCACAG aaacagATCCAAAGTCTAAATAAAATGTGCTCAAATCTGCTGGAGAAAATCAGTAAGGAGGAACGCGAATCTGAAAGTGGAG GATTACGACAGAACAAGCAAACTTTCAACCCTACAGATACCAATGCACTGGTAGCAGCTGTGGCCTTTGGGAAAGGATTGTCAAACCGGCGACCCCCGGGCTCTGGAGGATCTGTCCAGTCAGGTCAACCAGGAGCTGGTGCCATCATTGCAGGAGCTTCAGGCATGCAGCAGGTGCCAATGTCAAGTgcaccagctcagcagcagccaatgCTGGCAGGAGTGCAGATGGCACAAGCAGGGCAGCCAG gaAAGATGCCGAGTggcataaaaacaaacatcaaatcTGCCTCAATGCATCCATATCAGAGATGA